The DNA sequence ATTCGTTCATGCAGCACTCACGAAAGTGCTCTGTTTTTTCAAGACCTACTATTTCTACTCTGTCGATTTCTGCTATACCAATTTCACGTAGCAACGAGGCTTTAAGTAAGGAAGAATCAGCGGTAATTAACCCTACCTTTTCGTTTGTATTCAGCATCAGTAACATAAATGGAATCTGAAGTAAGCTTGATAAGAAAACAGGAACGTTTAAAGCTTTTCGTAGTTCGTCTTGATATAAAAGTAGGAAACCACAACCACCAGTAATCGCTTCTGCACCATTATCTACAAGCTCTTTACCTTTAGAAATAATTTCTTCTAAAACACCTGGAGCTTTATTCACCATCTTATGTGCTGTAATCTTATGTAGTGTTCGGTATAGCACAGGGTAGTCGTATGTAGTCGCATTTCCAACGTCACCTGGAATAAGAGGTATAAATGTATCTAACATTAATATACCGATCTTATGACCGTAGTAAACTTGCCCCTTTTGTGCCTGAAAAATCATGACAATCC is a window from the Evansella cellulosilytica DSM 2522 genome containing:
- a CDS encoding aspartate/glutamate racemase family protein, which codes for MIFQAQKGQVYYGHKIGILMLDTFIPLIPGDVGNATTYDYPVLYRTLHKITAHKMVNKAPGVLEEIISKGKELVDNGAEAITGGCGFLLLYQDELRKALNVPVFLSSLLQIPFMLLMLNTNEKVGLITADSSLLKASLLREIGIAEIDRVEIVGLEKTEHFRECCMNESGTLNSDVLEAEVVTTAEKMVHTNPNIKSILLECSLLPPYAKAVQEAVHLPVFDYVTMINYVQASLNKTNFSGFL